One Nitrososphaerales archaeon genomic window, GTGCAGTCCATACTGTATTGCACCTCCTTTTACTGTAGTTTTGGTCTTTACCTTACACAATTTAAGATTCTTTTCAACTTCGGGAACCTCTATGGCTTCTAAGGGGCTCTTTGGTGTAGGTAGTAATCGAAAGATTTTAGAAATTGGAGGTATACTCACTACGTCCATCAAACCTACGGGGAAGTTGGGTGAAGTCCTTACGACACCATCGATTATAAAGTTCCCTTCTTTGATAGATGCTTTCGCTTCCCTATAAGTCTTGACCAACTTCAAAACATCTCTAACCAAAACTGCAAGGGGGTAGCTCCAATCTTTTGGATGAGGCCCCGGTGAAGTCGTTATAGTAAATTG contains:
- a CDS encoding S4 domain-containing protein; its protein translation is MGHMGGQRRTKRSKAPAYWPIPRKRYQFTITTSPGPHPKDWSYPLAVLVRDVLKLVKTYREAKASIKEGNFIIDGVVRTSPNFPVGLMDVVSIPPISKIFRLLPTPKSPLEAIEVPEVEKNLKLCKVKTKTTVKGGAIQYGLH